A genome region from Gadus macrocephalus chromosome 15, ASM3116895v1 includes the following:
- the LOC132473353 gene encoding otoraplin-like: MTCSLGILLCVAVLFRTSQPLIMDKLADNKFCADAECSYALSLATAINDFAAPDCRFINIRAGQMVYVYSKLVPEEGAGVFWSGSVYGERYVDQMGIIGYFPATLVKESVKFKEDTVQIPTTDMDFYCD; the protein is encoded by the exons ATGACTTGCTCACTGGGGATCCTGCTCTGCGTAGCAGTGCTGTTCCGGACCTCACAGCCTCTCATCATGGATAAACTTGCAGACAACAAGTTTTGTGCAGATGCAGAGTGTTCAT ATGCTCTCTCATTGGCCACGGCCATAAACGACTTTGCTGCTCCCGATTGCAGATTCATCAACATCAGGGCAGGACAGATGGTCTATGTGTATTCTAAACTTGTGCCGGAAGAGGGCGCTGGTGTCTTTTGGTCTGGAAGT GTTTATGGTGAGCGCTACGTGGACCAGATGGGTATCATAGGATACTTCCCTGCCACCTTGGTGAAGGAGTCAGTAAAGTTCAAGGAAGACACTGTTCAGATCCCCACAACA GACATGGATTTCTACTGTGATTGA
- the gtpbp2a gene encoding GTP-binding protein 2 produces METRISELFAPGSGQNGSGSQEVGFNPLNGFGALSKKASGAKNNKRAKARTTRHSKPSHYPPYLPPEAEEGNIEYKLKLINPTQYRFEHLATQMKWRLQEGRGEAVYQIGVEDNGMLVGLSEEDMRTSLETLHRMAEKVGADITVLRECEVDYDSDDPRKIAEVLIRKVPDDQQFLDLRVAVLGNVDSGKSTLLGVLTQGELDNGRGRARLNLFRHLHEIQTGRTSSISFEILGFNSKGEVVNYSESRTAEQICESASKMITFIDLAGHHKYLKTTIFGLTTYCPDFAMLVVSANTGIVGTTREHLGLAMALKVPIFIVVTKVDLCTRATVERTVRQLERVLKQPGCNKVPLVVGGPDDAVAAAQQFAQTPNITPIFTLSNVSGESLEHLKVFFNILPPLSNSKEQEELMQQLTEFQVDEIYTVPEVGTVVGGTLYSGICREGEQLVVGPTDSGQFHKLTVESIQRNRSGCRVLRAGQAATLALGGFDRALLRKGMVMVSPEMDPTICWQFEAEIVLLFHAKTFHKGFQVTVHVGNVRQTATVVAVHGKEELRTGEKAVVRFKFIKHPEYLKVGAKLLFREGVTKGIGHVTKLQPASHYHPTPPSHSEDDEA; encoded by the exons ATGGAGACGCGGATATCAGAGCTTTTTGCTCCAGGCTCTGGACAGAACGGGTCGGGGTCTCAAGAAGTTGGGTTTAATCCACTAAACGGCTTCGGGGCGCTTTCTAAAAAGGCCAGCGGTGCGAAGAACAACAAGAGAGCCAAGGCTCGGACGACACGACACTCGAAACCGAGTCACTACCCCCCGTATCTCCCTCCAGAG GCAGAAGAAGGAAATATAGAGTACAAG TTGAAGCTGATAAACCCTACGCAGTACCGCTTTGAGCACCTCGCCACGCAGATGAAATGGCGGCTGCAGGAGGGCCGTGGCGAGGCGGTCTACCAGATCGGCGTGGAGGACAACGGCATGCTGGTGGGCCTGTCGGAGGAGGACATGAGGACTTCGCTCGAAACCCTCCACAGGATGGCTGAGAA AGTCGGAGCAGACATCACTGTGCTCAGAGAGTGTGAGGTGGACTACGACTCTGACGATCCTCGTAAGATCGCAGAGGTGCTCATCCGCAAGGTCCCAGATGACCAGCAG TTCCTGGACCTGCGTGTCGCCGTCTTGGGAAACGTGGACTCGGGGAAGTCCACCCTGTTGGGGGTCTTGACGCAAGGGGAGCTGGACAATGGACGGGGGAGAGCCAGGCTCAACCTCTTCAGACACCTCCACGAGATCCAGACCGGTCGCACCTCCAGCATCAGCTTTGAGATCCTTGGCTTCAACAGCAAAGGGGAG GTGGTGAACTACAGCGAGTCGCGGACAGCGGAGCAGATCTGTGAGAGCGCCTCTAAGATGATCACCTTCATCGACCTGGCGGGACACCACAAGTACCTGAAGACCACCATCTTCGGCCTCACCACCTACTGCCCTGACTTTGCCATGTTGGTCGTCAGTGCAAACACCGGTATTG tggGCACCACCCGGGAGCACCTGGGCCTGGCCATGGCGCTGAAGGTGCCCATCTTCATCGTGGTGACCAAGGTGGACCTGTGCACGCGGGCCACGGTGGAGCGCACCGTGCGCCAGCTGGAGCGTGTGCTGAAGCAGCCCGGCTGCAACAAGGTGCCCCTGGTGGTGGGCGGCCCCGACGACGCCGTCGCCGCCGCCCAGCAGTTCGCCCAGACGCCCAA CATCACTCCCATCTTCACCCTGTCCAACGTCTCGGGGGAGAGTTTGGAGCACCTCAAGGTCTTCTTCaacatcctccctcccctcagcaacagcaaggagcaggaggagctcaTGCAGCAGCTCACAGAGTTCCAG GTGGATGAGATCTACACGGTGCCCGAGGTGGGGACGGTGGTCGGGGGAACTCTCTACAG TGGTATCTGCCGTGAGGGGGAGCAGCTGGTGGTAGGGCCCACGGACTCGGGCCAGTTCCACAAGCTGACGGTGGAGAGCATCCAGAGGAACCGCTCTGGCTGCAGGGTGCTGAGGGCCGGCCAGGCCGCCACGCTGGCCCTGGGCGGCTTCGACCGCGCCTTACTGCGCAAG ggcatgGTGATGGTCAGCCCAGAGATGGACCCCACCATCTGCTGGCAGTTTGAGGCTGAGATCGTGCTGCTGTTCCACGCCAAAACCTTCCACAAGGGCTTCCAGGTCACGGTGCACGTGGGCAACGTGAGGCAGACCGCCACCGTCGTGGCCGTGCACGGAAAG GAGGAGCTGCGGACGGGCGAGAAGGCGGTGGTGCGCTTCAAGTTCATCAAGCACCCGGAGTACCTGAAGGTGGGGGCCAAGCTGCTGTTCCGCGAGGGCGTGACCAAGGGCATCGGCCACGTCACCAAGCTGCAGCCGGCCTCCCACTACCACCCCACCCCGCCCTCCCACAGCGAGGACGACGAGGCCTAG
- the polh gene encoding DNA polymerase eta, whose protein sequence is MEYGKDRVVALVDMDCFYVAVEQRINPALKNTPCVVAQYKTWKGGGIIAVSYEARACGVTRNMWADDAKKLCPDLRVARVREAHGKADLTHYREASVEVIEVMSRFAVIERASIDEAYMDLTDAVQLRLKNMTAGERMDPDLLRNTFIQGFPLAQASPEQGVSSESLDKEEQRSRGLQQWLETVPPAPSEGRGSAELQLAVGAAIVEEMRAAVEQHTGFRCSAGVSHNKILAKLSCAFNKPNRQTVLPMDSVEELFSSLPVSKIRNLGGKLGVSITETLGVENIGELTQFSKAQLGQHFGDKTGQWLYDLSRGVDFEPVKPRQLPKSIGCSKNFAGNSSLGTIEQVKHWLHQLALELEERLTKDRDMNGRVARQLTVGVRQLGDKKPGSFSRCCPLVRYDVAKISGDSFAIIKSLNAAGHHQAAWSPALTLLHISASKFSDAPLAGGGIAGFLSSDVTSSQALFPASVSQGGLVSSRLPSRSSSGGGTPSKPTMIQSLFQRAAEKQRTKEEEEEEEEGEEGKDEEDGDQECSAVLLPPPASRSVAPSSDQSETAALAPSSSTTLPSSHASPAKGSDGGISSFFQRKSIERRLQTAGTSSKGQRVTTGPIEIVGAVASALQPEQNSQPPARPPKGQESSVVLGSDDGPPPSPGDPGAGPDDEDLVACEHCGHRVLAWDMPEHSDYHFALDLQKSFASPSSTTTTTTPTASSSLSAASPPPTATGASATNQATRGKSKSRGQSGPQSKRPRPQGGPLDSFFKKN, encoded by the exons ATGGAGTATGGAAAAGACAGGGTGGTGGCGTTGGTAGACATGGATTGCTTCTACGTGGCAGTTGAGCAAAGAATCAACCCAGCTTTGAAGAACACACCCTGTGTGGTAGCGCAATACAAAACGTGGAAGGGAGGCGG CATTATAGCGGTGAGTTACGAGGCAAGGGCGTGCGGTGTCACTCGCAACATGTGGGCGGACGATGCAAAGAAACTGTGCCCAGACCTCCGTGTGGCACGAGTCCGAGAGGCCCACGGCAAGGCCGATCTCACGCA TTACAGGGAGGCAAGTGTGGAGGTGATCGAAGTGATGTCGCGCTTTGCAGTCATCGAGAGAGCGAGTATTGACGAGGCGTACATGGATCTTACTGATGCGGTTCAACTCCGGCTGAAGAACATGACGGCGGGCGAGCGGATGGATCCAGACCTACTGCGGAATACCTTCATCCAGGGGTTCCCACTTGCTCAGGCTTCCCCTGAGCAAGGAGTTTCTTCAGAGTCCCTGGACAAAG AGGAGCAGCGGTCCAGGGGCCTACAACAGTGGCTGGAGACCGTCCCCCCAGCCCCGTCGGAGGGCCGTGGCTCTGCAGAGCTCCAGCTAGCCGTGGGGGCCGCCATCGTGGAGGAGATGAGGGCGGCCGTGGAGCAGCACACCGGCTTCCGCTGCTCGGCGGGAGTATCCCACAATAAG ATTCTGGCCAAATTGTCCTGTGCCTTCAATAAGCCCAACCGACAAACGGTGCTGCCCATGGACTCTGTGGAAGAGCTGTTCAGCTCTCTACCTGTAAGTAAGAT TCGCAATCTGGGAGGGAAGCTGGGGGTGTCCATCACAGAGACTCTCGGTGTGGAGAACATTGGAGAGCTCACCCAGTTCTCCAAGGCTCAGCTGGGACAGCACTTTGGAGACAAAACGGG TCAGTGGCTCTATGACTTGTCACGGGGGGTTGATTTTGAACCAGTGAAACCCAGGCAGCTCCCAAAGTCGATTGGCTGCAGCAAAAACTTTGCTGGAAATTCTTCGCTTGGGACGATTGAGCAG GTGAAACACTGGCTGCACCAGCTGGCCCTGGAGTTGGAGGAGAGGTTGACCAAGGACCGAGACATG AACGGGCGGGTTGCCAGGCAGTTGACGGTGGGCGTCCGACAGCTCGGAGACAAAAAGCCCGGCAGCTTCTCCCGCTGCTGCCCGCTGGTCCGCTACGACGTCGCCAAGATATCCGGCGACAGCTTCGCCATCATCAAGAGCCTCAACGCAGCGGGCCACCACCAGGCAGCATG GAGTCCAGCTCTCACCCTGCTCCACATTTCCGCCAGCAAGTTCAGCGACGCCCCCTTAGCTGGAGGAGGGATAGCCGGCTTCCTGTctagtgatgtcacttcctcccAGGCCCTTTTCCCTGCCAGCGTTTCCCAAGGGGGGCTCGTGTCCTCCAGGCTGccaagcaggagcagcagcggtGGCGGTACTCCCAGCAAACCCACCATGATCCAGTCTCTGTTCCAAAGAGCTGCTGAGAAGCAGAGGActaaagaggaagaggaggaggaggaggaaggagaagaagggaaGGATGAAGAAGATGGAGATCAGGAATGTTCTGCGGTTTTACTCCCTCCACCCGCTTCTCGTTCGGTGGCTCCCTCCAGCGATCAGTCGGAGACAGCGGCTCTAGCTCCAAGCTCCTCCACAACACTTCCCTCCTCTCACGCCTCACCAGCGAAGGGCTCCGACGGTGGCATCTCGTCTTTCTTTCAAAGGAAAAGCATCGAGAGACGGTTACAAACGGCAGGCACGTCGAGCAAGGGCCAACGTGTTACAACCGGCCCGATAGAGATCGTCGGGGCGGTTGCCTCAGCCCTTCAGCCAGAGCAGAACTCACAACCTCCCGCTCGCCCTCCTAAGGGTCAAGAGTCGAGCGTAGTGCTGGGTTCAGACGATggacctcccccttctcccggGGACCCTGGAGCCGGCCCGGACGACGAGGACCTGGTGGCCTGCGAGCACTGTGGCCACCGGGTGCTGGCCTGGGATATGCCCGAGCACAGTGACTACCACTTTGCTCTGGACCTCCAGAAGTCCTtcgcctctccctcctccaccaccaccaccaccacccccacggCTAGCTCCTCTCTGTCCGCTGCCTCTCCGCCACCCACCGCAACGGGAGCTTCCGCAACGAACCAGGCGACCCGGGGGAAGTCGAAGTCCAGAGGACAGTCTGGACCCCAGTCGAAAAGACCCCGACCCCAAGGGGGGCCCTTGGATTCTTTCTTTAAGAAGAACTGA